From Pulveribacter suum, a single genomic window includes:
- a CDS encoding methyl-accepting chemotaxis protein, with translation MLRTLLRSLRRWRTAPWALRAFDRSMAVVHLDLQGRILQANARFCAILGYSPQELAGQPHEMLCPPGHAASPSYQQALRQLQSGEPFTGQVQRQRKDGQRVWLRTTYSPILDGRGRLTRVVELAQDVTAQAQERLHATAVLQAIDRSMAVIEFDLQGHVLQANENFLQTMGYGLAQLQGRHHRTFCPPALAASAEYARFWERLRAGQFFRGQVERVDSSGRTVWLEATYNPLHDAQGTLTGIIKVATDITHRVLQAQARQQSVNTAYAIAQETQSLSEQSGGAVSQAVQRIQAMEGTFEAAAQSATALGRQTQAIDSVLGAIRRIADQTHLLALNAAVEAARAGDAGRGFAVVAGEVRRLAADSKAATDGISQTIATIQDEVAAMQRTMQSALAGVADSVALAGQAVQSMEMIRSDAGRVVQAVQALHSQETAGQPPAITRSTSAP, from the coding sequence ATGCTTCGCACGCTCTTGCGTTCCCTGCGCCGCTGGCGCACCGCTCCCTGGGCGCTGCGCGCTTTTGATCGCTCCATGGCCGTGGTGCACCTGGACCTGCAGGGCCGCATCCTGCAGGCCAACGCGCGTTTTTGCGCCATCCTCGGCTACAGCCCGCAGGAGCTGGCGGGCCAGCCGCACGAGATGCTGTGCCCACCCGGCCACGCGGCCAGCCCCTCGTACCAGCAGGCGCTGCGGCAGCTGCAAAGCGGCGAACCCTTTACCGGCCAGGTGCAGCGCCAGCGCAAGGACGGGCAGCGCGTGTGGCTGCGCACCACCTACAGCCCCATCCTGGACGGGCGCGGGCGGCTGACGCGCGTGGTCGAGCTGGCACAGGACGTGACCGCCCAGGCCCAGGAGCGGCTGCACGCGACCGCCGTGCTGCAGGCCATCGACCGCTCCATGGCCGTCATCGAGTTCGATCTGCAGGGCCACGTGCTGCAGGCCAACGAGAACTTCCTGCAGACCATGGGCTACGGGCTGGCGCAACTGCAGGGCCGGCACCACCGCACCTTCTGCCCGCCGGCCCTGGCCGCCAGTGCCGAGTACGCGCGCTTTTGGGAGCGGCTGCGTGCGGGCCAGTTCTTTCGCGGCCAGGTCGAGCGCGTGGACAGCAGCGGGCGCACCGTCTGGCTGGAGGCCACCTACAACCCGCTGCATGACGCGCAGGGAACGCTGACGGGGATCATCAAGGTGGCTACCGACATCACGCACCGGGTGCTCCAGGCGCAGGCGCGCCAGCAGAGCGTGAACACGGCGTATGCCATCGCGCAGGAAACGCAGTCCCTGTCCGAGCAAAGCGGCGGAGCGGTGAGCCAGGCGGTGCAGCGCATCCAGGCCATGGAGGGCACGTTCGAGGCCGCTGCCCAGAGCGCCACGGCGCTGGGCCGGCAAACGCAAGCCATCGACTCGGTGCTGGGCGCCATCCGCCGCATTGCCGACCAGACCCACCTGCTGGCGCTGAACGCCGCCGTGGAGGCGGCGCGCGCAGGCGATGCAGGCCGTGGCTTTGCCGTGGTGGCCGGTGAGGTGCGCCGCCTGGCCGCCGACAGCAAGGCCGCCACCGATGGCATCAGCCAGACCATCGCCACCATCCAGGACGAAGTGGCAGCGATGCAGCGCACCATGCAGTCGGCGCTGGCCGGCGTGGCCGACAGCGTGGCGCTGGCCGGCCAGGCGGTGCAGTCCATGGAGATGATCCGCAGCGACGCCGGGCGGGTGGTGCAGGCCGTGCAGGCCCTGCACTCGCAGGAGACGGCCGGTCAGCCGCCGGCGATCACGCGCAGCACCTCGGCGCCGTAG
- a CDS encoding ATP-dependent DNA helicase produces MTAPAAPGQEHGADPPRFTVAVRALCEFTARSGDLDLRHTPAPTALEGIAGHARVAAARAPGYEAEVSLQGRHGPLLVRGRADGFDPALQRLEEVKTHRGSLARHNPGQRALHWAQARVYGWLLCATRGLDALELALVYLDVDSGQQTVLTTACSAQELRQHFEQQCARYLAWAEREAAHRAARDAALGTLAFAHPQFRPGQRELAAHVWRAATHGRCLLAQAPTGIGKTLATLFGQLKAVPAQRLDKLLFLAAKTPGRQVALDALALLARGGAGAPLRVLELVARDKACEHPGSACEPQACPLARGFFDRLPEARSAALAPGAQLLTQARVREVALAHGICPYYLSQELARWADVVVGDYHYWFDPAGLLHALAQQQGWRAALLVDEAHNLVERARGMYGAQLAPALLRQAMGSATALREPRVKKALAAVRRAWLALAREMQGDYAVHAALPGPLAGALARCAQALSEHLAEQPLAPDAPLLEWYFALLQFNARLETFDAQHSLIDSQRLPGARSGCNLHLRCIVPAPHLALRWAAAHTAVLFSATLQPAHYHADLLGLPQGHAAAEVGAPFHASQLAVHVARHISTRWAHRAASVAPIAQLMARQFAAQPGNYLAFFSSHDYLQQVCEAFAAQHPGVAHWRQERHMDEDARRAFLARFTEDGQGIAFAVLGGAFAEGVDLPGRRLIGAFVCTLGLPQVNPAREQMRARMQALFGSGPGHDYTYLYPGLHKVVQAAGRVIRSADDRGVVHLIDDRFARPEVRALLPAWWQVQGG; encoded by the coding sequence ATGACCGCACCCGCCGCGCCCGGGCAGGAGCACGGCGCCGACCCGCCGCGCTTTACCGTCGCCGTGCGCGCGCTGTGCGAATTCACCGCCCGCAGCGGCGACCTGGACCTGCGCCACACCCCGGCGCCCACGGCGCTGGAGGGCATCGCCGGCCACGCCCGCGTGGCGGCGGCCCGCGCGCCGGGCTACGAAGCCGAAGTCAGCCTGCAGGGCCGCCACGGGCCGCTGCTGGTGCGCGGGCGGGCCGACGGGTTCGACCCGGCGCTGCAGCGGCTGGAGGAGGTCAAGACCCATCGCGGCAGCCTGGCGCGGCACAACCCCGGCCAGCGCGCGCTGCACTGGGCGCAGGCGCGGGTCTATGGCTGGCTGCTGTGCGCCACGCGCGGGCTGGATGCGCTGGAGCTGGCGCTGGTCTATCTGGACGTGGACAGCGGGCAGCAGACCGTCCTTACCACCGCCTGCAGTGCGCAGGAGCTGCGCCAGCACTTCGAGCAGCAGTGCGCGCGCTACCTGGCCTGGGCCGAGCGCGAGGCCGCGCACCGGGCGGCGCGCGATGCGGCGCTGGGCACGCTGGCCTTTGCCCACCCGCAGTTTCGGCCCGGCCAGCGCGAGCTGGCGGCGCACGTATGGCGCGCCGCCACGCACGGGCGCTGCCTGCTGGCGCAGGCGCCCACGGGCATCGGCAAGACGCTGGCCACGCTGTTCGGCCAGCTCAAGGCCGTGCCCGCGCAGCGGCTGGACAAGCTCTTGTTCCTGGCGGCCAAGACGCCTGGACGACAGGTGGCGCTGGACGCGCTGGCGCTGCTGGCCCGCGGCGGCGCGGGCGCGCCGCTGCGCGTGCTGGAGCTGGTGGCGCGCGACAAGGCCTGCGAGCACCCGGGCAGCGCCTGCGAACCGCAGGCCTGCCCGCTGGCACGCGGTTTTTTCGACCGGCTGCCCGAGGCGCGCAGCGCGGCGCTGGCCCCGGGAGCGCAGCTGCTGACCCAGGCACGCGTGCGCGAGGTGGCGCTGGCGCACGGCATCTGCCCCTACTACCTGTCGCAGGAGCTGGCGCGCTGGGCCGACGTGGTGGTGGGCGACTACCACTACTGGTTCGACCCGGCCGGCCTGCTGCACGCGCTGGCGCAGCAGCAGGGCTGGCGCGCGGCGCTGCTGGTGGACGAGGCGCACAACCTGGTCGAGCGCGCCCGGGGCATGTACGGCGCGCAGCTGGCGCCTGCGCTGCTGCGCCAGGCGATGGGCTCGGCCACGGCCTTGCGCGAGCCGCGCGTCAAGAAGGCGCTGGCCGCAGTGCGCCGCGCCTGGCTGGCGCTGGCGCGCGAGATGCAGGGCGACTACGCCGTGCACGCCGCCCTGCCCGGGCCGCTGGCCGGGGCGCTGGCGCGCTGCGCGCAGGCGCTGTCCGAGCACCTGGCCGAGCAGCCGCTGGCGCCGGATGCGCCGCTGCTGGAGTGGTATTTCGCGCTGCTGCAGTTCAACGCCCGCCTGGAGACCTTCGACGCGCAGCACTCGCTCATCGACAGCCAGCGCCTGCCCGGCGCGCGCAGCGGCTGCAACCTGCACCTGCGCTGCATCGTGCCGGCGCCGCACCTGGCGCTGCGCTGGGCCGCGGCGCACACGGCGGTGCTGTTTTCCGCCACGCTGCAGCCCGCGCACTACCACGCCGACCTGCTGGGCCTGCCCCAGGGGCACGCCGCGGCCGAGGTGGGCGCGCCCTTTCACGCCAGCCAGCTGGCAGTGCACGTGGCGCGCCACATCTCCACCCGCTGGGCGCACCGCGCGGCGTCGGTGGCGCCCATCGCGCAGCTCATGGCGCGCCAATTCGCTGCGCAGCCGGGCAACTACCTGGCGTTCTTCAGCAGCCACGACTACCTGCAGCAGGTCTGCGAGGCCTTTGCCGCGCAGCACCCGGGCGTGGCGCACTGGCGCCAGGAGCGCCACATGGACGAGGACGCGCGCCGCGCCTTTCTCGCGCGCTTCACCGAAGACGGGCAGGGCATCGCCTTTGCCGTGCTGGGCGGCGCCTTTGCCGAAGGGGTGGATCTGCCCGGGCGGCGGCTGATCGGCGCCTTCGTCTGCACGCTGGGCCTGCCGCAGGTCAACCCCGCGCGCGAGCAGATGCGCGCGCGCATGCAGGCGCTGTTCGGCAGCGGCCCTGGGCACGACTACACCTACCTGTACCCGGGCCTGCACAAGG